From the Terriglobia bacterium genome, one window contains:
- a CDS encoding malate dehydrogenase (Catalyzes the reversible oxidation of malate to oxaloacetate): MVSKIGVVGGGNIGGVLVQEIVRRRLARSVGLVDVAPPDLAKGKCLDIAEGTPILHTEVKLSGGRDYDVLAGSE, translated from the coding sequence ATGGTGTCGAAGATCGGCGTCGTCGGGGGCGGCAACATCGGCGGAGTCCTGGTCCAGGAGATCGTTCGCAGGAGGCTGGCACGCTCCGTGGGCCTCGTGGACGTCGCACCGCCCGACCTGGCCAAGGGAAAATGCCTCGACATCGCGGAGGGGACCCCGATCCTGCACACGGAGGTCAAGCTCTCCGGAGGAAGGGACTACGACGTGCTGGCGGGGTCGGAGAT